The Thamnophis elegans isolate rThaEle1 chromosome Z, rThaEle1.pri, whole genome shotgun sequence genome contains a region encoding:
- the LOC116520631 gene encoding olfactory receptor 14A16-like, whose amino-acid sequence MENQTTVPYFLLLEFSKNQHLQILHFFFFFLLYVATVIANLLIISVVAIDHRLHSPMYFFLMNLGLQDLGIVSVIVPKSIINSLMDTSHISYFGCVTQYFLFLFFEICDFFLLTVMAYDWYVAICHPLHYELVMNWKYCTEIIILVWVSSLLCGMLHTTGTFSIPFCSNVVNQFFCEIPQLLNLSCSGINRLEFGILVANVIVLLGCFTFIIVSYAVIFKTVLRIPSEKGRQKALSTCIPHLTVVFMLVFTACIAYLRPSSNTPSYLDIGLTVLYALLPPLFNPIIYSMRNQNIKCVLSKLWRF is encoded by the coding sequence ATGGAGAATCAAACCACAGTGCCTTACTTTCTGCTTCTTGAATTCTCAAAAAATCAACATCTGCagattttgcattttttcttcttctttctgttaTATGTGGCAACTGTTATAGCAAATCTTCTCATCATCTCAGTGGTTGCTATTGACCATCGACTACATAGCCCCATGTACTTCTTTCTCATGAATTTGGGTCTGCAGGATCTGGGTATTGTTTCAGTCATTGTCCCCAAATCCATAATCAATTCTCTCATGGACACCAGCCACATTTCATACTTTGGTTGTGTTACTcaatactttctctttctcttctttgaaaTCTGTGATTTCTTTCTCCTGACAGTTATGGCATATGATTGGTATGTTGCAATTTGCCATCCTCTGCACTATGAGTTGGTGATGAATTGGAAATACTGTACTGAAATAATAATTCTAGTGTGGGTTTCAAGTCTCCTCTGTGGAATGCTACATACCACTGGCACTTTTTCCATCCCTTTTTGTTCTAATGTGGTCAACCAATTCTTCTGTGAAATTCCACAATTGCTGAATCTATCCTGCTCTGGCATAAATCGACTTGAGTTTGGAATTCTTGTGGCCAATGTCATTGTTTTACTAGGCTGTTTTACTTTTATAATTGTATCTTATGCAGTGATATTCAAGACAGTGTTAAGAATCCCTTCTGAAAAAGGAAGGCAAAAAGCTTTATCTACTTGTATTCCCCACCTTACTGTAGTATTTATGTTAGTATTTACTGCATGCATTGCCTATCTGAGACCTTCCTCTAACACTCCATCTTACTTAGATATTGGATTGACTGTTCTGTATGCTCTTCTTCCACCCCTGTTCAATCCAATCATCTATAGCATGAGAAATCAGAATATCAAGTGTGTCCTTTCTAAACTGTGGAGATTCTGA